The following coding sequences lie in one Glycine soja cultivar W05 chromosome 16, ASM419377v2, whole genome shotgun sequence genomic window:
- the LOC114388997 gene encoding probable serine/threonine-protein kinase CST isoform X4, giving the protein MPTLIFYWLISSVNCMGLRFSSGSAPHSSSLNGSHCSGSARTGSKNVGFSATGKSQFSEIASGSDDREESLGRILKWPNLKVFSFEELISASRRFRYDIQGLVIGKGCFGPVYKGWLDENTLTPAKVGYGMAVAIKMFNQDYFRGFEEWQSEVNFLGRLSHPNLVNLLGYCWDEDKLLLVYEFMPKGSLDYHLFRGNITPLSWNTRLKIAIGAAWGLAFLHASENNVIFSDFKASNILLDGNYNAKISDFGFARWGPFEGESHVSTRVIGTYDYAPPEYIATVINTNRK; this is encoded by the exons ATGCCAACGCTCATCTTTTATTGGTTAATTTCGTCGGTAAACTGCATGGGTCTCCGCTTCTCCTCTGGCTCGGCACCTCACTCCTCTTCCCTCAACGGCTCTCACTGTTCAG GTTCAGCAAGAACTGGCAGCAAGAACGTGGGGTTCTCCGCAACCGGGAAGAGTCAGTTTTCGGAGATTGCGAGTGGAAGCGACGATCGCGAAGAGTCTCTTGGTCGGATTCTGAAATggccaaacttgaaggtgtttAGTTTTGAGGAGCTGATTTCTGCCTCAAGGCGTTTCAGGTATGACATACAGGGGTTAGTGATCGGTAAAGGTTGTTTTGGCCCAGTTTACAAGGGATGGTTGGATGAGAATACCCTTACCCCTGCCAAAGTAGGCTATGGAATGGCCGTTGCGATCAAAATGTTTAACCAAGATTACTTCCGAGGGTTTGAAGAGTGGCAG TCAGAAGTAAACTTTTTAGGAAGGCTTTCTCACCCCAACCTGGTTAATCTATTGGGATACTGTTGGGACGAGGATAAGCTTCTTCTAGTGTATGAGTTCATGCCAAAGGGAAGCTTAGACTATCATCTATTCAGAG GAAACATAACACCACTTTCTTGGAACACACGGCTTAAAATAGCTATTGGTGCAGCTTGGGGATTAGCTTTCTTGCACGCCTCTGAAAATAATGTCATATTCAGTGATTTCAAGGCCTCAAATATACTTCTTGACGGG AATTACAATGCAAAGATCTCAGATTTTGGCTTTGCTAGATGGGGGCCTTTTGAAGGAGAATCACATGTATCTACCAGGGTCATTGGCACATATGATTATGCTCCTCCAGAATACATAGCAACAG TTATCAATACAAACAGGAAATGA
- the LOC114388997 gene encoding probable serine/threonine-protein kinase PIX13 isoform X1 encodes MPTLIFYWLISSVNCMGLRFSSGSAPHSSSLNGSHCSGSARTGSKNVGFSATGKSQFSEIASGSDDREESLGRILKWPNLKVFSFEELISASRRFRYDIQGLVIGKGCFGPVYKGWLDENTLTPAKVGYGMAVAIKMFNQDYFRGFEEWQSEVNFLGRLSHPNLVNLLGYCWDEDKLLLVYEFMPKGSLDYHLFRGNITPLSWNTRLKIAIGAAWGLAFLHASENNVIFSDFKASNILLDGNYNAKISDFGFARWGPFEGESHVSTRVIGTYDYAPPEYIATGHLYVKSDIYGFGVVLLEILTGMRALDTNRPQTMQNLVEWTKPCLSSKKKLKAIMDAKIEGQYSLEAAWQAAKLTLKCLKSVPEERPSMKDVVEALEAIEAIQNPQFAAYISSTPSAGS; translated from the exons ATGCCAACGCTCATCTTTTATTGGTTAATTTCGTCGGTAAACTGCATGGGTCTCCGCTTCTCCTCTGGCTCGGCACCTCACTCCTCTTCCCTCAACGGCTCTCACTGTTCAG GTTCAGCAAGAACTGGCAGCAAGAACGTGGGGTTCTCCGCAACCGGGAAGAGTCAGTTTTCGGAGATTGCGAGTGGAAGCGACGATCGCGAAGAGTCTCTTGGTCGGATTCTGAAATggccaaacttgaaggtgtttAGTTTTGAGGAGCTGATTTCTGCCTCAAGGCGTTTCAGGTATGACATACAGGGGTTAGTGATCGGTAAAGGTTGTTTTGGCCCAGTTTACAAGGGATGGTTGGATGAGAATACCCTTACCCCTGCCAAAGTAGGCTATGGAATGGCCGTTGCGATCAAAATGTTTAACCAAGATTACTTCCGAGGGTTTGAAGAGTGGCAG TCAGAAGTAAACTTTTTAGGAAGGCTTTCTCACCCCAACCTGGTTAATCTATTGGGATACTGTTGGGACGAGGATAAGCTTCTTCTAGTGTATGAGTTCATGCCAAAGGGAAGCTTAGACTATCATCTATTCAGAG GAAACATAACACCACTTTCTTGGAACACACGGCTTAAAATAGCTATTGGTGCAGCTTGGGGATTAGCTTTCTTGCACGCCTCTGAAAATAATGTCATATTCAGTGATTTCAAGGCCTCAAATATACTTCTTGACGGG AATTACAATGCAAAGATCTCAGATTTTGGCTTTGCTAGATGGGGGCCTTTTGAAGGAGAATCACATGTATCTACCAGGGTCATTGGCACATATGATTATGCTCCTCCAGAATACATAGCAACAG GCCACTTGTATGTGAAGagtgatatctatggatttggTGTAGTGCTGCTTGAAATACTTACAGGCATGCGGGCACTTGACACAAATCGACCTCAAACCATGCAGAACCTAGTTGAATGGACTAAGCCTTGtctttcttccaaaaaaaagttgaaagccATAATGGATGCTAAGATAGAGGGTCAATATTCACTTGAGGCAGCATGGCAAGCAGCAAAACTTACTCTAAAATGCCTAAAATCTGTCCCTGAAGAACGTCCTTCTATGAAAGATGTAGTTGAGGCATTGGAAGCCATTGAAGCTATCCAAAACCCACAATTCGCAGCGTACATCTCATCCACCCCCTCGGCAGGGTCGTAA
- the LOC114388997 gene encoding probable serine/threonine-protein kinase CST isoform X2, translating into MPTLIFYWLISSVNCMGLRFSSGSAPHSSSLNGSHCSGSARTGSKNVGFSATGKSQFSEIASGSDDREESLGRILKWPNLKVFSFEELISASRRFRYDIQGLVIGKGCFGPVYKGWLDENTLTPAKVGYGMAVAIKMFNQDYFRGFEEWQSEVNFLGRLSHPNLVNLLGYCWDEDKLLLVYEFMPKGSLDYHLFRGNITPLSWNTRLKIAIGAAWGLAFLHASENNVIFSDFKASNILLDGNYNAKISDFGFARWGPFEGESHVSTRVIGTYDYAPPEYIATGRRNNLLRANKREKLDGSIKFNSTSL; encoded by the exons ATGCCAACGCTCATCTTTTATTGGTTAATTTCGTCGGTAAACTGCATGGGTCTCCGCTTCTCCTCTGGCTCGGCACCTCACTCCTCTTCCCTCAACGGCTCTCACTGTTCAG GTTCAGCAAGAACTGGCAGCAAGAACGTGGGGTTCTCCGCAACCGGGAAGAGTCAGTTTTCGGAGATTGCGAGTGGAAGCGACGATCGCGAAGAGTCTCTTGGTCGGATTCTGAAATggccaaacttgaaggtgtttAGTTTTGAGGAGCTGATTTCTGCCTCAAGGCGTTTCAGGTATGACATACAGGGGTTAGTGATCGGTAAAGGTTGTTTTGGCCCAGTTTACAAGGGATGGTTGGATGAGAATACCCTTACCCCTGCCAAAGTAGGCTATGGAATGGCCGTTGCGATCAAAATGTTTAACCAAGATTACTTCCGAGGGTTTGAAGAGTGGCAG TCAGAAGTAAACTTTTTAGGAAGGCTTTCTCACCCCAACCTGGTTAATCTATTGGGATACTGTTGGGACGAGGATAAGCTTCTTCTAGTGTATGAGTTCATGCCAAAGGGAAGCTTAGACTATCATCTATTCAGAG GAAACATAACACCACTTTCTTGGAACACACGGCTTAAAATAGCTATTGGTGCAGCTTGGGGATTAGCTTTCTTGCACGCCTCTGAAAATAATGTCATATTCAGTGATTTCAAGGCCTCAAATATACTTCTTGACGGG AATTACAATGCAAAGATCTCAGATTTTGGCTTTGCTAGATGGGGGCCTTTTGAAGGAGAATCACATGTATCTACCAGGGTCATTGGCACATATGATTATGCTCCTCCAGAATACATAGCAACAG GTAGGAGGAATAATCTTCTAAGAGCAAACAAGAGAGAGAAGTTAGATGggtcaatcaaattcaattcaaCCAGTCTTTaa
- the LOC114388997 gene encoding probable serine/threonine-protein kinase CST isoform X3, protein MPTLIFYWLISSVNCMGLRFSSGSAPHSSSLNGSHCSGSARTGSKNVGFSATGKSQFSEIASGSDDREESLGRILKWPNLKVFSFEELISASRRFRYDIQGLVIGKGCFGPVYKGWLDENTLTPAKVGYGMAVAIKMFNQDYFRGFEEWQSEVNFLGRLSHPNLVNLLGYCWDEDKLLLVYEFMPKGSLDYHLFRGNITPLSWNTRLKIAIGAAWGLAFLHASENNVIFSDFKASNILLDGNYNAKISDFGFARWGPFEGESHVSTRVIGTYDYAPPEYIATGNENRRSFLKPNRT, encoded by the exons ATGCCAACGCTCATCTTTTATTGGTTAATTTCGTCGGTAAACTGCATGGGTCTCCGCTTCTCCTCTGGCTCGGCACCTCACTCCTCTTCCCTCAACGGCTCTCACTGTTCAG GTTCAGCAAGAACTGGCAGCAAGAACGTGGGGTTCTCCGCAACCGGGAAGAGTCAGTTTTCGGAGATTGCGAGTGGAAGCGACGATCGCGAAGAGTCTCTTGGTCGGATTCTGAAATggccaaacttgaaggtgtttAGTTTTGAGGAGCTGATTTCTGCCTCAAGGCGTTTCAGGTATGACATACAGGGGTTAGTGATCGGTAAAGGTTGTTTTGGCCCAGTTTACAAGGGATGGTTGGATGAGAATACCCTTACCCCTGCCAAAGTAGGCTATGGAATGGCCGTTGCGATCAAAATGTTTAACCAAGATTACTTCCGAGGGTTTGAAGAGTGGCAG TCAGAAGTAAACTTTTTAGGAAGGCTTTCTCACCCCAACCTGGTTAATCTATTGGGATACTGTTGGGACGAGGATAAGCTTCTTCTAGTGTATGAGTTCATGCCAAAGGGAAGCTTAGACTATCATCTATTCAGAG GAAACATAACACCACTTTCTTGGAACACACGGCTTAAAATAGCTATTGGTGCAGCTTGGGGATTAGCTTTCTTGCACGCCTCTGAAAATAATGTCATATTCAGTGATTTCAAGGCCTCAAATATACTTCTTGACGGG AATTACAATGCAAAGATCTCAGATTTTGGCTTTGCTAGATGGGGGCCTTTTGAAGGAGAATCACATGTATCTACCAGGGTCATTGGCACATATGATTATGCTCCTCCAGAATACATAGCAACAG GAAATGAAAACAGACGAAGTTTTCTTAAACCAAACAGGACTTAG